One genomic region from Arthrobacter pigmenti encodes:
- a CDS encoding mechanosensitive ion channel family protein — translation MRIPPAYDGNLDLPEESRAPIALVGALSVRGVPMQFLDQLGYGGNVIAAALILLAAFLLWLALRVLINRSVRRVKNGYEMFKKPHFRWAHPVLRNLDHKRREQRAETIGALLRSVTAVTIAVIAVMTALGELGVEIGPILASVGIVGIAIGFGAREVIRDAFLGFFITIEDQYGIGDTIEIGDTVGVVQSVGLRITRLVDENGAIWYVRNGDIMKVGNRSQGNYVAPVTEDGKASEAQ, via the coding sequence ATGCGCATACCGCCAGCCTACGACGGTAACCTTGACCTGCCCGAAGAATCGCGGGCTCCCATTGCGCTTGTCGGCGCGCTTTCAGTGAGAGGTGTCCCCATGCAGTTCCTGGACCAGCTTGGATACGGCGGGAACGTCATCGCTGCCGCATTGATTCTGCTGGCTGCGTTCCTCCTCTGGCTCGCACTCCGTGTACTGATCAACCGCTCGGTTCGGCGGGTCAAGAACGGGTACGAGATGTTCAAGAAGCCGCATTTCCGGTGGGCTCACCCGGTGCTCCGCAACCTCGACCACAAACGGCGGGAGCAGCGCGCGGAAACCATAGGTGCCCTGCTGCGCAGCGTAACTGCCGTGACTATTGCGGTCATCGCCGTCATGACCGCTCTCGGGGAGCTGGGCGTGGAGATCGGGCCTATCCTCGCGAGTGTGGGCATCGTGGGCATCGCGATCGGCTTCGGCGCCCGCGAAGTGATCCGCGACGCCTTCCTCGGGTTCTTCATCACAATCGAGGATCAGTACGGCATCGGTGACACGATTGAGATCGGTGACACCGTAGGGGTGGTTCAATCCGTTGGATTGCGCATCACCCGCCTGGTCGATGAGAACGGCGCCATCTGGTACGTCCGGAACGGTGACATCATGAAGGTGGGCAACAGGTCTCAAGGGAACTACGTTGCGCCCGTAACCGAGGATGGAAAGGCTTCAGAAGCCCAGTGA
- a CDS encoding globin: MSEQTPGQIPVPSRFGEPIARLTPVGPRFDQPSYTDNFYEAVGGHDTFLRLVDVFYDGVAGDELLRPMYPEENLGPAKERLLMFLEQYWGGPKTYGEQRGHPRLRMRHQPFQVTPAARDRWLAHMRDAVDSLELSPLHEATLWDYLERAAHSMVNSA; this comes from the coding sequence GTGAGTGAGCAGACACCGGGACAAATTCCCGTACCCTCTCGATTCGGAGAGCCGATAGCCCGGCTGACGCCCGTCGGTCCACGCTTTGACCAGCCCTCCTACACCGACAACTTCTACGAGGCCGTCGGCGGCCACGATACATTCTTACGTCTGGTGGACGTGTTCTATGACGGTGTCGCGGGCGATGAACTTCTCCGGCCGATGTACCCCGAAGAGAACCTCGGGCCGGCAAAGGAACGGTTGCTCATGTTCCTGGAGCAGTACTGGGGCGGACCCAAGACCTACGGTGAGCAGCGTGGCCACCCCCGCCTGCGGATGCGCCACCAGCCGTTCCAGGTCACGCCCGCGGCCCGTGACCGCTGGCTGGCGCACATGCGCGATGCCGTCGATTCGCTCGAACTTTCACCGCTTCACGAGGCCACACTATGGGATTACCTTGAGCGCGCGGCCCATTCGATGGTGAACTCGGCCTAA
- a CDS encoding acyl-CoA thioesterase gives MSADPAQDPTAALVSLLNLDSAAGAQTDEEIFVATPVRQPGKRIFGGQVLAQALVAAIRTVDTVRSVHSMHGYFLRAGDAALPITFGVQRLRDGRSFSARRVHAYQNGVPILSMIASFQQPDDGITHQEPMPGNIPEPESLPSTADLLGRFDHPVAKAWAYDRPFDIRHVDSPLYVENTGAKEPVNAVWMKTFGPMPEDPSVHQAALAYASDYTLLESILRPHDLTWIHPGMSVASLDHAMWWHRPVKVDEWLLYVQASPSASGARGLATGKIYSRGGELVATVAQEGMVRVPSDVGNRVKGAVQKKLMDQKMRRWKA, from the coding sequence ATGTCAGCTGATCCCGCGCAGGATCCCACTGCCGCCCTCGTCAGCCTGCTCAACCTCGACAGCGCAGCGGGCGCCCAGACGGACGAGGAGATCTTCGTGGCGACGCCCGTGCGGCAGCCCGGCAAGAGGATCTTCGGCGGCCAGGTATTGGCACAGGCGCTCGTTGCGGCAATCCGAACAGTCGACACAGTGAGATCAGTGCATTCCATGCACGGGTACTTCCTCAGGGCCGGAGATGCGGCCCTGCCAATCACGTTCGGGGTCCAGCGCCTCCGCGACGGGCGTTCCTTTTCGGCCCGCCGGGTTCACGCCTACCAGAACGGCGTGCCGATACTGTCGATGATCGCCTCCTTCCAGCAGCCCGACGACGGCATCACCCATCAGGAGCCCATGCCGGGCAACATCCCCGAACCGGAGTCCCTGCCCTCAACGGCAGACCTCCTGGGCAGGTTCGACCACCCGGTAGCGAAGGCGTGGGCGTATGACCGGCCATTCGACATCCGCCACGTCGATTCACCGCTTTATGTAGAGAACACAGGGGCAAAGGAACCGGTCAATGCCGTGTGGATGAAGACTTTCGGCCCGATGCCGGAGGATCCGAGCGTTCATCAGGCAGCCCTGGCTTATGCCAGCGACTACACGCTGCTGGAATCTATCCTCCGTCCACACGACCTGACCTGGATTCACCCTGGGATGAGCGTGGCCAGCCTGGACCACGCAATGTGGTGGCATCGTCCGGTCAAGGTTGATGAGTGGCTACTGTACGTGCAGGCCTCGCCCAGCGCGTCCGGAGCCCGCGGCCTGGCGACAGGGAAAATTTACAGCCGAGGTGGAGAACTCGTGGCCACCGTCGCCCAGGAAGGCATGGTGCGGGTTCCGTCCGACGTCGGAAACCGGGTAAAGGGCGCTGTCCAGAAGAAGCTGATGGATCAAAAGATGCGCCGCTGGAAAGCCTGA